A window of Streptomyces sp. DG1A-41 contains these coding sequences:
- a CDS encoding metallopeptidase TldD-related protein, translating into MSARTSKPYEVVERALELSRADGCVVIADERSTANLRWAGNALTTNGVTRGRTLTVIATVDGKQGTASGVVSRSAVTADELEPLVRAAEAAARGAGPAEDAQPLVTGVARAPEFTEAPAETSSAVFADFAPALGEAFARARAGGRELYGFANHEMVSTYVGTSTGLRLRHDQPNGTLELNAKSPDRTRSAWAGSSTRDFKDVDPAALDAELAVRLGWAKRRVELPAGRYETLLPPTAVADLLIYQMWSASGRDAVEGRTVFSKPGGGTRVGEKLTDLPLTLRSDPDEPGLESAPFVIAHSSGGDQSVFDNGLPLAATEWMSRGELRHLTTSRHSAGLTGLPVAPGIENLILNGGGDRSLEEMVASTERGLLLTCLWYIREVDPATLLLTGLTRDGVYLVENGEVTGEVNNFRFNESPVGVLGRATEAGRTEKTLPREWSDWFTRAAMPALRVPDFNMSSVSQGV; encoded by the coding sequence ATGAGCGCGCGAACCAGCAAGCCGTACGAGGTCGTCGAGCGCGCCCTCGAACTGTCCCGGGCGGATGGCTGTGTCGTCATCGCCGACGAGCGGTCCACCGCCAATCTGCGCTGGGCGGGCAACGCCCTCACCACGAACGGCGTCACGCGCGGGCGCACGCTCACCGTGATCGCCACCGTCGACGGCAAGCAGGGCACGGCCTCGGGGGTCGTGTCACGGTCCGCCGTGACGGCCGACGAGCTGGAGCCCCTGGTGCGGGCCGCCGAGGCCGCCGCGCGCGGCGCCGGGCCCGCCGAGGACGCGCAGCCGCTGGTCACGGGTGTGGCGCGGGCGCCGGAGTTCACGGAGGCGCCCGCCGAGACCTCCTCCGCCGTGTTCGCCGACTTCGCTCCGGCGCTCGGCGAGGCCTTCGCACGCGCGCGTGCGGGCGGCCGGGAGCTGTACGGCTTCGCCAACCACGAAATGGTGTCGACGTACGTGGGGACGTCCACGGGGCTGCGGCTGCGGCACGACCAGCCGAACGGGACGCTGGAGCTGAACGCCAAGTCGCCGGACCGGACCCGGTCCGCCTGGGCCGGTAGCTCCACGCGGGACTTCAAGGACGTCGACCCGGCGGCGCTGGACGCGGAGCTGGCCGTGCGCCTCGGGTGGGCCAAGCGGCGCGTGGAGCTGCCCGCGGGCCGGTACGAGACGCTGCTGCCGCCGACGGCCGTCGCGGACCTGCTGATCTACCAGATGTGGTCGGCCTCGGGCCGGGACGCGGTGGAGGGCCGCACGGTGTTCTCCAAGCCGGGCGGCGGTACGCGGGTCGGCGAGAAGCTGACCGACCTGCCGCTGACGCTGCGCAGCGACCCGGACGAGCCCGGCCTGGAGTCGGCGCCCTTCGTGATCGCGCACTCCTCCGGGGGCGACCAGTCGGTGTTCGACAACGGGCTGCCGCTCGCGGCCACCGAGTGGATGAGCCGGGGCGAGCTGAGGCACCTGACCACCAGCCGCCACAGTGCCGGGCTGACCGGACTGCCCGTGGCCCCGGGCATCGAGAACCTGATCCTCAACGGGGGCGGGGACCGCTCCCTGGAGGAGATGGTCGCGAGCACCGAACGCGGGCTGCTGCTGACCTGCCTGTGGTACATCCGCGAGGTCGATCCGGCGACGCTGCTGCTCACCGGTCTGACCCGGGACGGCGTCTACCTCGTCGAGAACGGCGAGGTCACGGGCGAGGTGAACAACTTCCGGTTCAACGAGTCGCCGGTCGGAGTCCTCGGCCGGGCCACGGAGGCCGGGCGCACCGAGAAGACGCTGCCCAGGGAGTGGAGCGACTGGTTCACCAGGGCCGCGATGCCCGCGCTGCGCGTCCCGGATTTCAATATGAGCTCTGTCAGTCAGGGCGTATAA
- the tyrS gene encoding tyrosine--tRNA ligase → MTDIVDELKWRGLFALSTDEDALRKALADGPVTFYCGFDPTAPSLHVGHLVQVLTVRRLQQAGHRPLALVGGATGLIGDPRPTAERTLNDPETVAGWVGKLRSQIEPFLSFEGENAAVMVNNLDWTENLSAIEFLRDIGKHFRVNKMLTKDSVARRLESSEGISYTEFSYQILQGMDFLQLYRRHGCTLQQGGSDQWGNLTAGLDLIHRLEPDATVHAMATPLMTKADGTKFGKTEGGAVWLDPEMTTPYAFYQFWLNVDDRDISKYMRILSFRSREELEELEKQTEERPQARAGQRALAEELTTLVHGAGQTAAVIAASKALFGQGELAELDERTLAAALSEVPHIQVAELGPVVDLFAEVGLVASKSAARRTVKEGGAYVNNVKVAGEDAVPAKEDLLHGRWLVLRRGKKNLAAVEVTGA, encoded by the coding sequence GTGACGGACATCGTCGACGAGCTGAAGTGGCGCGGGCTGTTCGCCCTGTCCACTGACGAGGACGCTTTGCGCAAGGCGCTCGCGGACGGTCCCGTCACGTTCTATTGCGGCTTCGACCCGACCGCGCCGTCGCTGCACGTGGGGCACCTGGTGCAGGTGCTGACCGTGCGCCGGCTCCAGCAGGCCGGTCACCGGCCGCTGGCGCTGGTCGGCGGCGCCACGGGCCTGATCGGCGACCCGCGTCCGACCGCGGAGCGCACGCTGAACGACCCGGAGACGGTCGCCGGCTGGGTCGGCAAGCTGCGCTCCCAGATCGAGCCGTTCCTGTCCTTCGAGGGCGAGAACGCGGCCGTCATGGTCAACAACCTCGACTGGACGGAGAACCTCTCCGCGATCGAGTTCCTGCGGGACATCGGCAAGCACTTCCGCGTCAACAAGATGCTGACCAAGGACTCCGTCGCCCGGCGCCTGGAGTCCTCCGAGGGCATCAGCTACACGGAGTTCAGCTACCAGATCCTCCAGGGCATGGACTTCCTCCAGCTGTACCGGAGGCACGGCTGCACGCTCCAGCAGGGCGGCAGCGACCAGTGGGGCAACCTCACGGCGGGCCTGGACCTGATCCACCGGCTGGAGCCGGACGCCACGGTGCACGCCATGGCGACGCCGCTGATGACCAAGGCGGACGGCACCAAGTTCGGCAAGACCGAGGGCGGCGCCGTCTGGCTCGACCCGGAGATGACGACGCCGTACGCGTTCTACCAGTTCTGGCTGAACGTGGACGACCGGGACATCTCCAAGTACATGCGCATCCTGTCCTTCCGTTCCCGCGAGGAGCTCGAGGAGCTGGAGAAGCAGACCGAGGAGCGTCCGCAGGCCCGTGCCGGGCAGCGGGCGCTGGCCGAGGAGCTGACGACGCTGGTGCACGGCGCCGGCCAGACGGCCGCCGTGATCGCCGCGTCCAAGGCCCTCTTCGGACAGGGCGAACTGGCGGAGCTCGACGAGCGGACGCTGGCCGCGGCCCTGTCGGAGGTCCCGCACATCCAGGTCGCCGAGCTGGGCCCGGTCGTCGACCTGTTCGCCGAGGTCGGCCTGGTGGCCAGCAAGTCGGCCGCGCGCCGCACGGTCAAGGAGGGCGGCGCCTACGTGAACAACGTCAAGGTCGCCGGCGAGGACGCGGTCCCCGCCAAGGAGGACCTGCTGCACGGCCGCTGGCTGGTGCTGCGCCGGGGCAAGAAGAACCTGGCGGCGGTCGAGGTCACCGGCGCCTGA
- a CDS encoding GlsB/YeaQ/YmgE family stress response membrane protein, with product MGWLWAIIVGLVLGLLAKAIIPGKQHVPLWLTVILGMLGAIGGNAIARAAGVDATAGIDWWRHVFQLAAAVILVAIGDAAYTAVRGNKRRA from the coding sequence ATGGGCTGGTTGTGGGCGATCATCGTGGGACTGGTACTCGGCCTGCTCGCCAAGGCGATCATTCCGGGCAAGCAGCACGTCCCCCTGTGGCTGACCGTGATTCTGGGCATGCTCGGCGCCATCGGAGGCAACGCCATCGCCCGGGCGGCCGGTGTGGACGCCACCGCGGGTATCGACTGGTGGCGGCACGTGTTCCAGCTGGCGGCCGCGGTCATCCTCGTCGCCATCGGAGACGCGGCGTACACGGCGGTCAGAGGAAACAAACGAAGGGCATAA
- a CDS encoding DUF3099 domain-containing protein, with translation MRKRHGGGHAEVFRITGARAGLQEDVRGRQRRYVISMTVRTISVILAATLWNVERHVAIVALVLGLVLPYIAVVIANAGRENAPSLPSTFVVPPVRPMIAPSGTQDGPAESVAEDAVSGTVPGARTEPQER, from the coding sequence ATGCGGAAGCGGCATGGCGGCGGACACGCCGAAGTTTTCCGGATCACCGGCGCCCGGGCCGGACTCCAGGAGGACGTCCGCGGGCGGCAGCGCCGGTACGTGATCTCGATGACGGTCCGCACGATCTCCGTGATCCTGGCGGCCACGCTGTGGAACGTCGAACGGCACGTCGCCATCGTGGCGTTGGTGCTCGGGCTGGTGCTGCCGTACATCGCCGTGGTGATCGCGAACGCCGGGCGGGAGAACGCGCCGTCCCTGCCGTCGACGTTCGTGGTGCCGCCGGTGCGGCCGATGATCGCGCCGTCGGGGACACAGGACGGCCCCGCGGAATCCGTCGCCGAAGACGCCGTGTCCGGAACGGTGCCGGGGGCGCGGACCGAGCCGCAGGAGCGGTAG